In Pseudomonas hamedanensis, a single window of DNA contains:
- a CDS encoding PilT/PilU family type 4a pilus ATPase, translated as MEIDVLLTRLANQHGSDLFLSTGAPPSARFQGVLTALSEQPFKPGEVAAIANALMDAEQRQVFDRELEMNLAISLAGIGRFRVNVFKQRNDVSIVIRNVKLDIPRFEDLKLPPVLRETVMLKQGLILFVGATDSGKSTSLAALIDHRNRHSAGHIVTIEDPIEYIHRHQLSIVNQREVGVDTRSFHAALKNTLRQAPDVVLIGEIRDRETMEHALAFAETGHLVLSTLHANNANQALDRIINLFPEERRPQLLHALGNNLKAFISQRLVRTVNGQRRAAVEVLLGTPTIADLVRRGEFGELKSMMEKSAELGMQTFDGALFALVSQGDISEEEALKHADSVNNLKLRIKFATEIKNPDEPKVGEWGLMD; from the coding sequence ATGGAAATCGATGTGCTGTTAACACGGCTGGCCAACCAGCATGGCTCGGACCTGTTCCTGTCCACGGGAGCGCCACCCAGTGCGCGGTTTCAAGGCGTATTGACAGCGTTGAGCGAGCAGCCGTTCAAACCCGGTGAAGTGGCCGCCATTGCCAACGCCCTGATGGACGCCGAGCAGCGCCAGGTGTTCGACCGTGAGCTGGAAATGAACCTGGCCATTTCGCTGGCCGGTATTGGCCGCTTTCGAGTCAACGTGTTCAAGCAACGCAACGACGTATCCATCGTGATTCGCAACGTGAAGCTTGATATTCCACGTTTCGAAGACCTCAAGTTGCCCCCGGTACTGCGTGAAACCGTCATGCTCAAGCAGGGCCTGATCCTGTTCGTCGGCGCCACCGATTCGGGCAAATCGACCTCGCTGGCGGCATTGATCGATCACCGTAACCGTCACAGCGCCGGGCACATTGTGACGATTGAAGATCCGATCGAGTACATCCATCGGCATCAACTCTCGATCGTCAATCAGCGTGAGGTCGGCGTCGATACTCGCAGTTTTCACGCCGCGTTGAAAAACACCCTGCGCCAAGCGCCGGACGTAGTCCTGATCGGCGAGATCCGTGACCGCGAAACCATGGAACATGCCTTGGCCTTCGCGGAAACCGGCCACCTGGTGTTATCGACGCTGCACGCCAACAACGCCAATCAGGCGCTGGACCGGATCATCAATCTGTTCCCCGAAGAGCGTCGTCCGCAGCTGTTGCATGCGCTGGGTAACAATCTGAAAGCCTTTATTTCGCAGCGATTGGTGCGCACCGTTAATGGTCAGCGAAGGGCTGCGGTCGAGGTGCTGCTGGGTACGCCGACCATCGCCGATCTGGTTCGACGAGGTGAGTTCGGAGAGCTCAAATCGATGATGGAAAAGTCCGCGGAGCTTGGTATGCAAACCTTTGATGGCGCTTTGTTCGCCTTGGTGTCGCAGGGTGACATCAGTGAAGAGGAAGCGTTGAAACATGCCGACTCGGTGAATAATCTAAAGTTGCGCATAAAGTTCGCCACGGAAATAAAAAACCCCGATGAGCCGAAGGTGGGGGAGTGGGGTTTGATGGATTGA